One genomic segment of Bacillota bacterium includes these proteins:
- the fliS gene encoding flagellar export chaperone FliS translates to MFNFQNAYVQSQITTQTPERLVLVVYDGIRKSLRKALLNLERKDVEGAHRELVRAQDLLGELSAALDPQYEVSVALKQLYDFLSRRILAANISKNPQDIEAIIPFVEELKTTWEEALAQLKK, encoded by the coding sequence AGATCACGACCCAGACTCCCGAGCGCTTGGTCCTCGTGGTCTATGACGGAATCCGCAAGTCCCTAAGAAAAGCTCTTTTGAACTTAGAAAGGAAGGATGTGGAAGGGGCACATCGGGAGCTGGTGCGGGCCCAGGACCTGCTGGGGGAACTTTCCGCCGCGCTGGATCCCCAGTATGAGGTTAGTGTCGCCCTAAAGCAGCTTTATGACTTCCTAAGCAGGCGTATCCTGGCGGCCAACATCTCAAAGAATCCGCAGGATATCGAGGCGATTATCCCCTTCGTGGAAGAGTTGAAAACCACCTGGGAAGAAGCTTTGGCCCAGCTGAAGAAATAG